One genomic segment of Amycolatopsis sp. WQ 127309 includes these proteins:
- a CDS encoding YrdB family protein — translation MTSEPTPRLSGVAGVVLTVRFLTELALLGGLALAGTQLGGGVVLAIVDAVLLPVAAAAVWGLFIAPKASRRLPEPARFLVEFALFAATGVVLALVGWVIAGIVLAVVGIGVAALTRRVAKDG, via the coding sequence ATGACTTCGGAGCCGACTCCCCGCCTGAGCGGGGTCGCGGGTGTGGTGCTGACGGTCCGGTTCCTGACGGAACTGGCGCTCCTGGGCGGCTTGGCCCTGGCCGGTACCCAGCTCGGCGGCGGTGTGGTGCTGGCGATCGTCGACGCCGTCCTGCTGCCGGTGGCGGCGGCCGCCGTCTGGGGCCTGTTCATCGCCCCGAAGGCCTCCCGGCGGCTCCCGGAACCGGCCCGTTTCCTGGTGGAGTTCGCCCTGTTCGCGGCCACCGGCGTGGTGCTGGCCCTGGTCGGCTGGGTGATCGCCGGGATCGTGCTGGCCGTCGTCGGCATCGGCGTCGCGGCCCTCACCCGCCGCGTCGCCAAGGACGGCTGA
- a CDS encoding class I SAM-dependent methyltransferase, which yields MTTCRLCGSTNTASVVDLGATPPCERFLTAEQLDEPEATFPLHLIVCTECWLAQIPPLIDPDDTFTEYAYFSSFSTSWVEHAKRFVDGSVERLGLDEKSFVVEVASNDGYLLKHVVGHGIRCLGVEPSVNVGQAARDAGVPTLTAFLSEETGRQVREEHGPADLVAANNVYAHIPDVLGFTKGLRALVADDGWVSIEVQHLLTLIEKNQYDTIYHEHFQYYTVESARRALATGGLTVVDVELVPTHGGSIRLWARPDKVAGEPSERMTDVLEREKAAGLHELSGYTEFAERVTRVRLDLLKFLIEARNDGKTVVGYGAPGKGNTLLNHCGIRTDLLSYTVDRNPYKHGRFTPGTRIPVLPPERIEADRPDYVLVLPWNLREELTEQLSFVGAWGGKLVFPIPRLEIVEVS from the coding sequence ATGACCACATGTCGACTCTGCGGTTCGACAAACACGGCCAGCGTCGTGGACCTCGGCGCGACTCCCCCGTGTGAGCGATTTCTGACCGCCGAACAGCTCGACGAGCCGGAAGCCACTTTCCCGCTGCACCTCATCGTGTGCACCGAGTGCTGGTTGGCGCAGATCCCGCCGTTGATCGACCCGGACGACACCTTCACGGAGTACGCGTACTTCTCCTCCTTCTCGACGTCGTGGGTGGAGCACGCGAAGCGGTTCGTCGACGGCTCGGTCGAGCGCCTCGGACTGGACGAGAAGTCGTTCGTCGTCGAGGTCGCCAGCAACGACGGTTACCTGCTCAAGCACGTCGTCGGGCACGGGATCCGGTGTCTGGGAGTCGAACCTTCGGTGAACGTCGGGCAGGCCGCGCGCGACGCCGGCGTGCCCACCCTGACCGCGTTCCTCTCCGAGGAAACCGGCCGTCAGGTGCGCGAGGAGCACGGGCCGGCCGACCTGGTCGCCGCCAACAACGTCTACGCGCACATCCCCGACGTCCTCGGCTTCACCAAGGGCCTGCGCGCCCTGGTCGCGGACGACGGCTGGGTCTCCATCGAGGTCCAGCACCTGCTCACGCTGATCGAGAAGAACCAGTACGACACGATCTACCACGAGCACTTCCAGTACTACACGGTCGAATCGGCCCGCCGCGCCCTCGCGACCGGCGGCCTGACCGTCGTCGACGTCGAACTGGTGCCGACGCACGGCGGGTCGATCCGGCTCTGGGCGCGTCCCGACAAGGTCGCGGGCGAGCCCAGCGAGCGGATGACCGACGTGCTGGAGCGGGAGAAGGCCGCCGGGCTGCACGAGCTGTCCGGGTACACCGAGTTCGCCGAGCGCGTCACCCGCGTGCGGCTGGACCTGCTGAAGTTCCTCATCGAGGCGCGCAACGACGGGAAGACCGTCGTCGGCTACGGCGCCCCGGGCAAGGGCAACACCTTGCTCAACCACTGCGGGATCCGGACGGACCTGCTGAGCTACACCGTCGATCGCAACCCGTACAAGCACGGCCGCTTCACGCCGGGCACACGCATTCCGGTGCTGCCCCCGGAGCGGATCGAAGCCGATCGGCCCGACTACGTGCTCGTCCTCCCGTGGAACCTCCGGGAGGAACTGACCGAACAGCTGTCGTTCGTGGGTGCCTGGGGCGGAAAGCTCGTGTTCCCCATCCCCCGCCTGGAAATCGTCGAGGTGTCTTGA
- a CDS encoding lantibiotic dehydratase, translated as MGDEIFRVHDGFVVRTPLRSGAARLPAAPGGPAPEACRDVLRAAAAEAELAEAIEVASPSLAAVLADARSGRLAARKPAQLRRAALAVLKYDLRSRTRPTPFGLFAGVSAGRFDVAPKVEDDGPARTRTRVDLGWLREVVEAAEPDPGLLPYLDVQAHSTVVRRGDRLHLDTPSAGRRAAVSVRCTPAVEAVLAETRPARPVADVVAALRDRFPVSDPRAIGLIAELVRQGVLLTSLRPPLDGGDPLTHVIDVLAAAGRRGAVVPLRDALVAVAEARDAYDARPIGEGTAELRRVVALARAVRPHENPVHVDTRQGLRVRLPEDVRAEAAAAVTAMWRMSPRRAVLGEWQARFTARYGAGRLVPLLEALDETAGIGAPAGYRWPAARPATPEPPPERTARDRRVAALVAEVVRDGAREVVLDDETVDALADDGDPAEVTRFGEYCFQLCAASVEDLAAGEFRLVTAPSHGSYQPGATASRFAGMLPDPDVVERDEQAVTLAYQPREGRGANVVNTPAHTGRRIAVGLPGGTLEPADLAVGVTGGRVTVVHVPTGTELLPVVHNMLRLEDQAPNVVRFLHDAGLTGTRLWEPWDWGSALAGPYLPRVRYRRTVLSPAVWRLDALRDVPDDAWPGAVERWRTVWRVPERIEVRSRDQRLTLDLADPWHRAILRDELRKDAGLVATESVDPGGWLGGRPAEVVVGLSRRTPVRSAPPPRPPLARRRYQPGGEWLYVKIFSPRPDVVRDRLPALAAEACEPWYFVRYAEPDPVLRLRFHGDPATLWPSVFPRLAARLGEWSDQRLIGDWLVASHEPELERYGGPAAMPAAEAVFHADSELALRLLDLERRTAFSLDELAAVSLAALAHAFGAADRLPAIAPGREYARNRVRWRSLVDPAGGWPGLRATAEGRAVVDALGPRDEAVRRYGDVVREPSDAEEILASLLHMTCNRLFGGPVERERKVHGYARAAVLDHLGRRKHS; from the coding sequence ATGGGTGACGAGATTTTCCGGGTGCACGACGGTTTCGTCGTACGCACCCCGCTGCGCTCGGGCGCCGCGCGGCTGCCGGCCGCCCCCGGCGGCCCGGCTCCCGAGGCGTGCCGGGACGTCCTGCGCGCCGCGGCCGCCGAGGCCGAGCTGGCCGAAGCGATCGAGGTCGCCAGCCCGAGCCTCGCCGCGGTCCTGGCGGACGCGCGGAGCGGCCGGCTCGCCGCGCGCAAGCCTGCTCAGCTGCGGCGGGCCGCGCTCGCCGTGCTCAAGTACGACCTCCGCTCGCGGACCCGGCCGACGCCGTTCGGGCTGTTCGCCGGGGTGTCCGCCGGCCGGTTCGACGTCGCGCCGAAGGTGGAGGACGACGGACCGGCGCGGACGCGGACCCGCGTCGACCTCGGCTGGCTGCGGGAGGTCGTCGAAGCGGCCGAACCGGACCCCGGCCTGCTGCCCTACCTCGACGTCCAAGCGCACTCGACGGTGGTCCGCCGCGGTGACCGGCTGCACCTCGACACGCCCTCGGCGGGGCGCCGCGCGGCCGTCTCGGTGCGGTGCACCCCGGCGGTCGAGGCCGTGCTCGCCGAGACGCGCCCGGCCCGTCCTGTCGCGGACGTCGTCGCCGCGTTGCGGGACCGGTTCCCGGTCTCCGACCCCCGAGCCATCGGGCTGATCGCCGAGCTGGTGCGCCAGGGCGTGCTGCTGACGTCGCTGCGGCCGCCGCTCGACGGTGGTGACCCGCTCACCCACGTCATCGACGTGCTGGCCGCGGCCGGGCGCCGCGGTGCGGTCGTACCGCTGCGCGACGCGCTCGTCGCCGTGGCCGAAGCGCGTGACGCCTACGACGCGCGGCCGATCGGCGAAGGGACCGCCGAACTCCGTCGCGTCGTCGCCCTCGCGCGGGCCGTGCGGCCGCACGAGAACCCCGTGCACGTCGACACCCGGCAGGGGCTGCGCGTCCGGTTGCCGGAGGACGTCCGCGCCGAGGCCGCGGCCGCGGTCACCGCGATGTGGCGGATGTCGCCGCGTCGGGCCGTCCTCGGCGAGTGGCAGGCCCGGTTCACCGCGCGGTACGGCGCCGGACGGCTGGTCCCGCTGCTGGAGGCCCTCGACGAGACCGCCGGGATCGGCGCCCCGGCGGGCTACCGGTGGCCGGCCGCGCGGCCCGCGACGCCGGAGCCGCCGCCGGAGCGGACCGCCCGGGACCGCCGGGTGGCGGCGCTGGTGGCCGAGGTGGTCCGGGACGGCGCGCGCGAGGTCGTGCTCGACGACGAGACCGTCGACGCCCTGGCCGACGACGGCGACCCGGCCGAGGTCACGCGCTTCGGCGAGTACTGCTTCCAGCTGTGCGCGGCCTCGGTCGAGGACCTCGCCGCCGGCGAGTTCCGGCTGGTCACCGCGCCGAGCCACGGGTCGTACCAGCCCGGCGCGACCGCGAGCCGGTTCGCCGGGATGCTCCCCGACCCGGACGTCGTGGAGCGGGACGAGCAGGCCGTGACCCTGGCCTACCAGCCGCGCGAGGGGCGCGGCGCGAACGTCGTCAACACGCCCGCCCACACCGGCCGGCGGATCGCGGTCGGCCTGCCCGGGGGGACGCTCGAGCCGGCCGATCTCGCCGTCGGCGTGACCGGCGGCCGGGTGACCGTCGTGCACGTCCCGACCGGCACCGAGCTGCTGCCGGTGGTGCACAACATGCTGCGGCTCGAGGACCAGGCGCCGAACGTCGTCCGGTTCCTGCACGACGCCGGGCTGACCGGGACGCGGCTGTGGGAACCGTGGGACTGGGGGAGCGCGCTCGCCGGGCCGTACCTGCCGCGCGTGCGCTACCGGCGCACGGTGCTGAGCCCGGCGGTGTGGCGGCTGGACGCCCTGCGCGACGTGCCGGACGACGCCTGGCCCGGCGCGGTCGAGCGCTGGCGGACGGTGTGGCGGGTGCCGGAGCGGATCGAGGTGCGCAGCCGGGACCAGCGGCTGACGCTCGACCTGGCCGACCCGTGGCACCGGGCGATCCTGCGCGACGAGCTGCGGAAGGACGCCGGCCTGGTCGCCACCGAGTCCGTCGATCCGGGTGGCTGGCTGGGCGGCCGGCCCGCCGAGGTGGTCGTCGGGCTCAGCCGCCGGACGCCGGTGCGGTCCGCGCCGCCGCCCCGGCCGCCGCTGGCTCGCCGCCGGTACCAGCCGGGCGGGGAGTGGCTGTACGTCAAGATTTTCTCGCCGCGACCGGACGTCGTGCGCGACCGGCTCCCGGCGCTGGCCGCCGAAGCCTGCGAGCCCTGGTACTTCGTCCGCTACGCGGAGCCGGACCCGGTTCTGCGGCTGCGGTTCCACGGCGACCCGGCGACGTTGTGGCCGTCGGTGTTCCCCCGCCTCGCGGCGCGGCTCGGCGAGTGGTCGGACCAGCGGCTGATCGGCGATTGGCTGGTGGCGAGCCACGAGCCGGAGCTGGAGCGCTACGGCGGCCCGGCGGCGATGCCGGCGGCCGAGGCGGTGTTCCACGCCGACAGCGAGCTCGCGCTGAGGCTGCTGGATCTGGAACGGCGAACGGCCTTTTCGCTGGACGAGCTGGCCGCGGTGTCGCTGGCGGCGCTGGCCCACGCGTTCGGTGCCGCGGACCGGCTGCCGGCCATCGCTCCAGGCCGCGAGTACGCCCGGAACCGCGTCCGGTGGCGGTCCCTCGTGGACCCGGCCGGCGGCTGGCCCGGCCTGCGCGCGACGGCCGAGGGACGCGCGGTCGTCGACGCGCTCGGCCCGCGCGACGAGGCGGTGCGCCGCTACGGCGACGTCGTCCGCGAGCCGAGCGACGCCGAGGAGATCCTGGCGAGCCTGCTGCACATGACGTGCAACCGGCTGTTCGGCGGGCCCGTCGAGCGGGAGCGGAAGGTGCACGGCTACGCGCGCGCCGCGGTTCTCGACCACCTCGGCCGCCGGAAGCACTCGTGA
- a CDS encoding glucose-1-phosphate cytidylyltransferase has product MKVVLFCGGYGMRMRNGAADDVPKPMAMVGPRPLIWHVMRYYAHFGHTEFILCLGYGAAHIKNFFLNYQETISNDFVLRNGKPELLSTDIADWTITFVQTGIESPIGERLRRVRDHLDGEEMFLANYADVLSDAPLPDMIERFENTDAGASMMVVPPQSSFHCVEMNEGGMVGAITAVSEMPLWENGGYFVLRQEVFDHIPENGDLVADGCGELAKRGRLLAYPYRGFWKPTDTVKERAALDDAYTHGKKPWALWERPVASTA; this is encoded by the coding sequence GTGAAGGTCGTACTCTTCTGCGGTGGTTACGGGATGCGGATGCGCAACGGCGCGGCCGACGACGTTCCGAAGCCGATGGCGATGGTCGGTCCGAGACCGCTCATCTGGCACGTCATGCGGTATTACGCGCACTTCGGGCACACGGAGTTCATCCTGTGCCTCGGCTACGGCGCGGCGCACATCAAGAACTTCTTCCTGAACTACCAGGAAACCATTTCCAACGACTTCGTCCTGCGCAACGGCAAGCCGGAACTGCTCTCGACCGACATCGCCGACTGGACGATCACGTTCGTGCAGACCGGGATCGAGTCGCCGATCGGTGAGCGCCTGCGCCGCGTCCGCGACCACCTCGACGGCGAAGAGATGTTCCTCGCGAACTACGCCGACGTCCTGTCCGACGCGCCGCTGCCCGACATGATCGAGCGGTTCGAGAACACCGACGCCGGCGCGTCGATGATGGTCGTGCCGCCGCAGTCGTCGTTCCACTGCGTGGAGATGAACGAAGGCGGCATGGTCGGTGCGATCACCGCCGTCAGCGAAATGCCGCTGTGGGAGAACGGCGGGTACTTCGTGTTGCGCCAGGAGGTCTTCGACCACATCCCGGAGAACGGCGACCTCGTCGCCGACGGCTGCGGCGAGCTGGCCAAACGCGGCCGGCTGCTGGCCTACCCCTACCGCGGGTTCTGGAAGCCGACCGACACGGTCAAGGAGCGCGCGGCGCTCGACGACGCCTACACGCACGGCAAGAAGCCCTGGGCGCTCTGGGAGCGGCCCGTCGCGAGCACCGCGTGA
- a CDS encoding polysaccharide pyruvyl transferase family protein, whose protein sequence is MKRAPRVGVFGLLGSGNLGNDGSLEAVLGYLRAEYPDAVLGALVGGPEIVRERYGLDTTPLHWNQSEYETASGLRSIVLKGLGKLVDIGRTAAWVREQDVVIVPGMGVLEATLPLRPWGFPYSLFLLSATGRLFGTKVALVSVGANEISARATRTLVRWVGRLATYRSYRDDISRDAMRAMGVDTSRDQVYPDLAFSLPTPDDAGEPGTVGVGVMAYYGGNDDRADADRIYRHYVDTMNRFVAWLVDQDRPVRLFIGDQIDRQVVDEIIEKTASPLVTAASAETLDELMHEMAAVDRVVATRYHNVLCALKVAKPTVAIGYAPKNDVLMAEMGLGGFTQRAKTVDFDRLVEQFTELENRSAELRQTLLERNEMNAQRLKDQFAALSAALFGGGR, encoded by the coding sequence GTGAAGCGTGCCCCTCGCGTCGGCGTGTTCGGCCTGCTCGGCTCGGGGAACCTCGGCAACGACGGTTCCCTCGAAGCCGTGCTCGGCTACCTGCGCGCCGAGTACCCGGACGCCGTCCTGGGCGCCCTCGTGGGCGGTCCGGAGATCGTCCGCGAGCGGTACGGGCTCGACACCACGCCCCTGCACTGGAACCAGTCCGAGTACGAGACGGCGTCCGGCCTCCGGTCGATCGTCCTGAAGGGCCTGGGCAAGCTCGTCGACATCGGCCGCACGGCCGCCTGGGTCCGCGAGCAGGACGTCGTCATCGTGCCGGGCATGGGTGTCCTCGAGGCGACGCTTCCGTTGCGTCCCTGGGGTTTTCCGTATTCTCTGTTCCTCCTCTCGGCCACAGGCCGGCTCTTCGGGACGAAGGTCGCGCTGGTCTCGGTCGGCGCCAACGAGATCAGCGCGCGGGCGACGCGGACGCTGGTCCGCTGGGTCGGCCGCCTGGCCACCTACCGCTCCTACCGCGACGACATCTCCCGCGACGCGATGCGCGCCATGGGCGTCGACACCAGCCGTGACCAGGTGTACCCCGACCTCGCGTTCTCCCTCCCCACCCCGGACGACGCCGGCGAGCCGGGCACCGTCGGCGTCGGCGTGATGGCCTACTACGGCGGCAACGACGACCGCGCCGACGCCGACCGGATCTACCGCCACTACGTCGACACGATGAACCGGTTCGTCGCCTGGCTCGTTGACCAGGACAGACCGGTCCGACTGTTCATCGGCGACCAGATCGACCGGCAGGTCGTCGACGAGATCATCGAGAAGACCGCTTCCCCGCTGGTGACGGCGGCCTCGGCGGAGACCCTGGACGAGCTGATGCACGAGATGGCCGCGGTGGACCGCGTGGTGGCGACGCGCTACCACAACGTGCTCTGCGCCCTGAAGGTCGCGAAACCGACCGTGGCGATCGGGTACGCACCGAAGAACGACGTCCTCATGGCGGAGATGGGGCTCGGCGGTTTCACCCAGCGGGCGAAGACCGTCGACTTCGACCGGCTCGTCGAGCAGTTCACCGAACTGGAGAACCGTTCGGCCGAACTCCGCCAGACACTGCTGGAA
- a CDS encoding DUF4910 domain-containing protein: MAGTQLRTGAELHALVERLYPICRSITGDGVRQTLDVIGEHIALERHEVPTGTQVLDWTIPQEWNIRDAYVATPSGERVIDFRESNLHVVGYSVPVSERLPLSELREHLHTLPDRPSWVPYRTSYYAPAWGFCLAQEKLDALPDGEYDVVIDSTLADGSLTYGEHVVPGRVTDEVIVSCHVCHPSLANDNLAGIAVAVSLAQQLAESQPHYTYRFLFMPGTIGSITWLARNSHRIEKIKHGLVLACAGDPGPLTYKKSRRDDAEIDRVVQHVLRSREHKVVDFSPYGYDERQFCSPGFNLGVGSLTRTPYAGYPEYHTSADNPGFVSPAAMEDTLGALRDAFGVLDRNRRYVNLSPYGEPQLGKRGLYDSLGGRSDAKEAQMAMLWVLNLSDGDHSLLDIAERAGLPFDIVDVAARALHDAGLVKE; this comes from the coding sequence GTGGCGGGCACGCAGCTGCGGACCGGGGCGGAACTGCACGCTCTGGTCGAGCGGCTGTACCCGATCTGCCGCAGCATCACCGGCGACGGCGTGCGGCAGACCCTGGACGTCATCGGCGAGCACATCGCGCTGGAGCGGCACGAGGTCCCGACCGGCACCCAGGTGCTGGACTGGACGATCCCGCAGGAGTGGAACATCCGCGACGCCTACGTGGCCACACCTTCGGGTGAGCGGGTAATCGACTTCCGGGAGTCGAACCTGCACGTCGTCGGCTACAGCGTCCCGGTGTCGGAGCGGCTGCCGCTGAGCGAGCTGCGGGAGCACCTGCACACGCTGCCGGACCGGCCGTCGTGGGTGCCGTACCGGACCAGCTACTACGCCCCGGCCTGGGGATTCTGCCTCGCGCAGGAGAAGCTCGACGCGCTGCCCGACGGCGAGTACGACGTCGTCATCGACTCGACCCTGGCGGACGGCTCGCTCACCTACGGCGAGCACGTCGTCCCGGGCCGCGTCACCGACGAGGTCATCGTGTCCTGCCACGTGTGCCACCCGTCGCTGGCCAACGACAACCTCGCCGGGATCGCGGTGGCGGTCTCGCTGGCGCAGCAGCTGGCCGAGTCGCAGCCGCACTACACGTACCGGTTCCTGTTCATGCCGGGCACGATCGGCTCGATCACCTGGCTGGCGCGCAACTCTCACCGGATCGAGAAGATCAAGCACGGGCTGGTGCTGGCGTGCGCCGGCGACCCGGGCCCGCTGACGTACAAGAAGTCCCGCCGCGACGACGCCGAGATCGACCGCGTCGTGCAGCACGTCCTTCGGTCGCGCGAGCACAAGGTCGTCGACTTCTCGCCGTACGGCTACGACGAGCGCCAGTTCTGCTCACCGGGCTTCAACCTCGGCGTCGGATCCCTGACGCGGACGCCGTACGCGGGCTACCCCGAGTACCACACCTCCGCCGACAACCCGGGTTTCGTCTCGCCCGCGGCCATGGAGGACACGCTCGGCGCGCTTCGCGACGCCTTCGGCGTCCTGGACCGCAACCGCCGGTACGTCAACCTCAGCCCGTACGGCGAGCCACAGCTCGGCAAGCGCGGGCTGTACGACTCGCTCGGCGGCCGCAGCGACGCCAAGGAAGCCCAGATGGCCATGCTCTGGGTGCTCAACCTCTCCGACGGCGACCACTCGCTCCTCGACATCGCCGAGCGGGCCGGCCTGCCGTTCGACATCGTCGACGTCGCGGCGCGTGCCCTGCACGACGCCGGTCTGGTCAAGGAGTGA
- a CDS encoding glycosyltransferase family 2 protein, which translates to MTTVPRLSLGLPVYNGEEYLAESLDALLGQTYEDYELIISDNASTDATDEICRRYAEKDSRIRYVRQPKNIGATPNHNFVFDVSRTELFKWVSHDDLYARDLLKRCIEALDERPDVILAHCDQAIIDGDGRIVQPLEYTLNTGSRHAPDRFRSILFEPGGDDFYGVIRADVLRRVKPLDSYHHADRTYSAEMALHGPFYQVPELLYFRRDHPGRAERANPTIRSRCANLDPRRADRLRNPTVRLVGEYIVGFADLIRRSPISGADKRECFRHLGSWLTDRARSGHGERVEDRAPTASDVATVNEIVAGREGRLA; encoded by the coding sequence ATGACCACCGTCCCGCGGCTGAGCCTCGGCCTCCCGGTGTACAACGGCGAGGAGTACCTCGCCGAGTCACTGGACGCGCTGCTCGGCCAGACCTACGAGGACTACGAGCTGATCATCTCGGACAACGCGTCCACCGACGCGACCGACGAGATCTGCCGCCGTTACGCCGAGAAGGACTCGCGGATCCGCTACGTCCGCCAGCCGAAGAACATCGGCGCGACACCGAACCACAACTTCGTGTTCGACGTCTCCCGCACCGAGCTGTTCAAGTGGGTCTCCCACGACGATCTCTACGCGCGCGACCTCCTCAAGCGCTGCATCGAGGCGCTCGACGAGCGCCCGGACGTCATCCTCGCCCACTGCGACCAGGCCATCATCGACGGCGACGGCCGCATCGTCCAGCCGCTCGAGTACACCCTGAACACCGGCTCCCGGCACGCCCCGGACCGCTTCCGCAGCATCCTGTTCGAGCCCGGCGGCGACGACTTCTACGGCGTCATCCGCGCCGACGTCCTCCGCCGCGTCAAGCCGCTCGACAGCTACCACCACGCCGACCGCACGTACTCGGCCGAGATGGCGCTGCACGGGCCGTTCTACCAGGTGCCCGAGCTGCTCTACTTCCGCCGCGACCACCCGGGCCGCGCGGAGCGGGCCAACCCGACCATCCGGAGCCGGTGCGCCAACCTCGACCCGCGGCGCGCGGACCGGCTCCGGAACCCCACCGTCCGCCTGGTCGGCGAGTACATCGTCGGGTTCGCCGACCTGATCCGCCGCTCCCCGATCTCGGGCGCCGACAAGCGCGAGTGCTTCCGGCACCTCGGCAGCTGGCTGACCGATCGCGCGCGCTCCGGCCACGGCGAGCGCGTCGAGGACCGCGCGCCGACCGCCTCCGACGTCGCCACGGTCAACGAGATCGTGGCCGGCCGGGAAGGCAGGCTCGCGTGA
- a CDS encoding PIG-L deacetylase family protein: MIGLRPGRLGGVVALGAHCDDIAIGAGGTLLTMCASRPGLRVDALILSGGGTPREDEERAALAAFCPGAQVDVTVLKLPDGRFPAHWEEAKNALEELRRRTDPDVILAPRTDDAHQDHRGLAKLVPTAFRDHLALGYEIVKWDGDLGAPSVYQPLDDDVAEEKVRLLQTHYASQRHRGWYDREAFLGLARIRGIEAAAKYAEAFFVKKLTLDLKG, encoded by the coding sequence GTGATCGGGCTCCGGCCAGGACGGCTCGGCGGCGTCGTCGCCCTCGGCGCGCACTGCGACGACATCGCGATCGGCGCCGGCGGCACCCTGCTGACGATGTGCGCGTCGCGGCCGGGCCTGCGGGTCGACGCGCTGATCCTCTCCGGCGGCGGCACGCCCCGCGAGGACGAGGAGCGCGCGGCGCTGGCGGCGTTCTGCCCCGGTGCGCAGGTCGACGTCACGGTGCTGAAACTCCCGGACGGCCGGTTCCCGGCGCACTGGGAAGAGGCCAAGAACGCGCTGGAGGAGCTGCGGCGGCGGACCGACCCGGACGTCATCCTGGCGCCGCGCACCGACGACGCGCACCAAGACCACCGCGGCCTCGCGAAGCTGGTGCCGACGGCCTTCCGCGACCACCTGGCGCTCGGCTACGAGATCGTCAAGTGGGACGGCGACCTCGGCGCCCCGTCGGTCTACCAGCCGCTCGACGACGACGTCGCCGAGGAGAAGGTCCGGCTGCTGCAGACGCACTACGCGTCCCAGCGGCACCGCGGCTGGTACGACCGCGAGGCTTTCCTCGGCCTGGCCCGGATCCGCGGGATCGAAGCGGCCGCGAAGTACGCCGAAGCGTTTTTCGTCAAGAAACTCACTCTCGACCTGAAGGGCTGA
- a CDS encoding NAD(P)-dependent oxidoreductase produces the protein MRVLLTGHKGYLGTVMAPVLAAAGHEVVGLDSGLFEQCLLGPAPADPGGYAVDLRDVTAKHVSDVDAVIHLAALSNDPLGSLAPELTYDINHHASVKLAKLAKDAGVQRYLYASTCSVYGAGGENLVNEDAPLKPVTPYAESKVRVEADVHELADDDFTPVYMRNATAFGYSPRLRGDIVLNNLTAHAHLSGEVLVLSDGTPWRPLVHAQDIARAFTAALTAPKEAVHNKAFNIGTEDNNVTVAEIAQEVVEAVPGSTLNITGEAGADPRSYRVDFSRFREAIPGFACEWSVKDGAVELIEAYRKFGLTRESFEKLFTRLAWLRSEGEAGRVDDTLRRH, from the coding sequence ATGCGGGTGTTGCTGACGGGGCACAAGGGCTACCTGGGCACGGTGATGGCCCCGGTGCTCGCCGCGGCCGGCCACGAGGTCGTCGGCCTCGACTCCGGGCTGTTCGAGCAGTGCCTGCTCGGGCCCGCGCCGGCCGACCCGGGCGGGTACGCCGTCGACCTGCGCGACGTCACGGCCAAGCACGTCTCCGACGTCGACGCGGTGATCCACCTGGCCGCGCTGTCGAACGACCCGCTGGGTTCGCTCGCGCCCGAGCTGACCTACGACATCAACCACCACGCGTCGGTGAAGCTCGCGAAGCTGGCGAAGGACGCCGGTGTCCAGCGCTACCTGTACGCGTCGACCTGCTCGGTGTACGGCGCGGGCGGCGAGAACCTCGTCAACGAGGACGCGCCGCTGAAGCCGGTGACGCCGTACGCCGAGTCGAAGGTGCGCGTCGAGGCCGACGTCCACGAGCTCGCCGACGACGACTTCACCCCGGTCTACATGCGCAACGCGACGGCGTTCGGCTACTCGCCCCGGCTGCGCGGCGACATCGTGCTGAACAACCTCACCGCGCACGCGCACCTGTCCGGCGAGGTGCTGGTGCTCTCCGACGGCACGCCGTGGCGGCCGCTGGTGCACGCCCAGGACATCGCGCGCGCCTTCACCGCCGCGCTGACGGCGCCGAAGGAGGCCGTGCACAACAAGGCCTTCAACATCGGCACCGAGGACAACAACGTCACCGTCGCCGAGATCGCCCAGGAGGTCGTCGAGGCCGTGCCGGGCTCGACGCTGAACATCACCGGCGAGGCCGGCGCCGACCCGCGCTCCTACCGCGTCGACTTCTCGCGCTTCCGCGAGGCCATCCCGGGCTTCGCCTGCGAGTGGTCGGTCAAGGACGGCGCCGTCGAGCTGATCGAGGCCTACCGGAAGTTCGGGCTGACCCGGGAGTCGTTCGAGAAGCTGTTCACCAGGCTCGCCTGGCTGCGCAGCGAAGGCGAAGCCGGCCGCGTCGACGACACCCTGCGGCGGCACTAG